Proteins from a single region of Actinomycetota bacterium:
- a CDS encoding FixH family protein, which produces MRYRFAAVLAAVILSAGPAAAHETKPAGPLRVAVGWSTEPPYAGLANAVEVTVTDAAGRPATDASLNVVVTFGPRSSSALPLAATPGTPGRYAVTLVPTRPGDYAFRVTGQAAGQAVDLNYTSREKMIEPVLSSGSAQFPSREPSAAELASRTQRLSSRVDSALADAARARLETKVVAVAALLALVLSVVSLRRRKTDA; this is translated from the coding sequence ATGAGGTATCGCTTTGCTGCCGTGCTTGCGGCCGTGATCTTGTCCGCGGGTCCGGCGGCAGCCCACGAGACAAAGCCCGCCGGGCCGCTGCGCGTTGCGGTCGGGTGGTCCACCGAGCCCCCGTACGCGGGGCTGGCCAACGCCGTCGAGGTGACTGTTACGGATGCGGCCGGCAGGCCGGCCACGGATGCGTCGCTCAACGTCGTCGTCACTTTCGGCCCCCGTTCCAGCAGCGCTCTGCCTCTTGCGGCGACACCCGGGACCCCCGGACGGTACGCCGTGACGCTGGTCCCTACCCGGCCGGGCGACTACGCGTTCCGCGTAACGGGGCAAGCCGCCGGCCAGGCGGTCGATCTCAACTACACCTCCCGCGAGAAGATGATCGAGCCGGTCCTGAGCAGTGGCTCGGCTCAGTTCCCGTCCCGCGAACCGTCGGCTGCGGAACTCGCCTCGAGGACGCAGAGGCTTTCGTCCAGGGTGGATTCGGCTCTGGCGGACGCCGCCCGCGCACGATTGGAGACGAAGGTCGTGGCGGTGGCGGCCCTCCTGGCCCTCGTGCTGTCGGTCGTCTCCCTCCGGAGACGCAAGACGGATGCGTAG